A genomic segment from Xiphophorus maculatus strain JP 163 A chromosome 6, X_maculatus-5.0-male, whole genome shotgun sequence encodes:
- the LOC102226722 gene encoding complement factor H-like, which produces MGMRCLELVLLLWVPGLLQAQGPQPCSTPSLDAGFLLPVQESYPHGTKISYSCNDGYKAEGRGWWGTSTCFNGLWFGIPVCIIYPPTCHEPPRISNAAIINQDFQDVFTQDTEVVYQCKDGYTTKEGATKKSVFCRAGVWTDVPTCVPAASACVLDLQRLDIGATSQISIKDGETKEIDCTLWQDYSMFARCSNGRIEATKCCHITSIKRNHCRFSEAL; this is translated from the exons ATGGGGATGAGGTGTCTTGAATTAGTTCTTCTGCTTTGGGTTCCTGGACTGCTGCAAG CTCAAGGTCCACAGCCTTGCAGCACTCCGAGCCTGGATGCAGGTTTTCTTCTCCCGGTGCAGGAATCATATCCTCATGGAACAAAGATCAGTTATTCCTGCAATGATGGATACAAAGCAGAAGGAAGAGGCTGGTGGGGAACAAGCACATGTTTCAATGGTTTATGGTTTGGTATCCCAGTCTGTATTA TATATCCTCCTACCTGCCACGAGCCTCCAAGAATATCCAATGCCGCCATAATTAATCAGGATTTTCAGGACGTATTTACTCAAGACACAGAAGTGGTGTATCAGTGTAAGGATGGATATACAACAAAGGAAGGAGCCACCAAGAAATCTGTCTTCTGTAGAGCTGGAGTTTGGACAGACGTCCCAACATGTG ttCCTGCCGCTTCAGCCTGTGTGTTGGATCTGCAAAGACTGGATATTGGCGCAACTTCACAGATCAGCATAAAGGATGGAGAGACAAAGGAGATTGATTGTACACTGTGGCAGGATTACTCGATGTTTGCTAGGTGCTCTAATGGAAGAATAGAAGCAACCAAGT GTTGCCACATCACCTCCATTAAGCGA AATCATTGCAGATTTTCCGAAGCGCTGTAA